TATTCTTTTTTTGCTACAGACATTTGGTGTATTTTAATTTGGGTAAAAATAGACAAAATACAGTAAACGAGTTAATATTCTGTTAATTTGAAGCTAATGAGACACTTTTTTATAGATTTACTCAAAATCTAGAATTATGAGAACATTTTTGATACTTTTTATGTTTGCACTTTCCTACTTAAATATGCATTCACAAAGTACGTCTGAAGAGAATGCAGTTAAAACTGTTATCGATACTTTTTTCGAAGGATTACACAAAGGAGATTCAACAATTGTAAGTTCAACATTAAAGTCAGACATTAAAATTCAAACTACATTTACCAATAAAGAAGGAGTGAAAATTCTTAGAGATCAATCAAGAGCCGATTTGTTAAAAGGAATTGCTGGCAAGAAAAAAGAGGATGTATATTTTGAAAAATTGTTGTCTTATGATATTAAAATTGATGGAAATTTAGCCTCTGTATGGACGCCTTATGAGTTTTACTATAATGAGCGATTTAGCCACTGTGGAGCGAATTCTTTTCAGTTGTTTAATGATAATGGAAAATGGAAAATTATTTTTTTGGTTGATATGAGAAAGAGAG
This genomic window from Tenacibaculum sp. 190524A05c contains:
- a CDS encoding nuclear transport factor 2 family protein — its product is MRTFLILFMFALSYLNMHSQSTSEENAVKTVIDTFFEGLHKGDSTIVSSTLKSDIKIQTTFTNKEGVKILRDQSRADLLKGIAGKKKEDVYFEKLLSYDIKIDGNLASVWTPYEFYYNERFSHCGANSFQLFNDNGKWKIIFLVDMRKRDSCKVGEVKK